The following are from one region of the Gottschalkia purinilytica genome:
- a CDS encoding LacI family DNA-binding transcriptional regulator, with the protein MANIKDVAKLANTSITTVSRVLNNSGYVKEETKERILKVIKELNYNPNALARGLVTDVTKTIGLLLPDITNPYFANIAKAVEDAASKYDYSVFLCSTNGEIDKEIRYLEVLNQKRVDGIIYGTVIDGDEGIKKVKSMNIPVVVLDRGMDKLQIDTVMVDNIKGAFLATKYLMDNGHKNIAFIGGPNNTKTSLDRKKGYIKFLKSKNVEIDKNLISYGDFQIESGFNAMKQLIDRKVKIDAVFVANDLMAIGAINYLSKKGIDVPEEISVIGFDNVGLSSLTTPKLTTIEQPISEMSKISIELIMDQILEEENKYREIKLTPKIIVRESVSKKI; encoded by the coding sequence ATGGCTAATATAAAAGACGTTGCGAAACTTGCTAATACGTCTATAACTACAGTATCACGTGTTTTAAATAATAGTGGATATGTTAAGGAAGAAACAAAAGAAAGAATCTTAAAAGTTATAAAAGAATTAAACTATAATCCCAATGCCTTAGCTAGAGGATTAGTAACCGATGTAACAAAAACAATAGGACTATTATTACCAGATATCACTAATCCATATTTTGCAAATATAGCAAAAGCAGTAGAAGATGCAGCTAGTAAGTATGACTATAGCGTATTTTTATGTAGTACCAATGGCGAGATAGACAAAGAAATAAGATATTTAGAGGTTCTTAATCAAAAGAGGGTAGACGGTATAATATATGGAACAGTTATTGATGGTGATGAAGGTATAAAAAAAGTGAAAAGTATGAATATACCAGTAGTGGTTTTAGACAGAGGAATGGATAAATTACAAATAGATACGGTGATGGTGGATAATATAAAAGGAGCTTTTTTAGCAACTAAATATTTGATGGACAATGGGCATAAAAATATAGCTTTTATAGGAGGTCCGAACAATACTAAGACTTCGCTAGATAGGAAAAAAGGATATATAAAATTTCTTAAAAGTAAAAATGTAGAGATTGATAAAAATTTGATAAGCTATGGTGATTTTCAAATAGAAAGTGGATTTAATGCCATGAAACAGCTCATAGATAGAAAAGTAAAAATAGATGCTGTTTTTGTAGCGAATGACCTTATGGCCATAGGTGCAATAAATTATCTATCAAAGAAGGGAATAGATGTTCCAGAAGAAATATCTGTAATAGGATTTGATAATGTAGGTTTGTCATCTCTTACTACTCCAAAGCTAACTACTATAGAGCAACCAATATCTGAAATGAGTAAAATCTCTATAGAATTAATAATGGATCAAATTCTAGAAGAAGAAAATAAATATAGAGAAATTAAGTTGACACCAAAAATAATTGTAAGAGAAAGTGTTAGTAAAAAAATCTAA
- a CDS encoding nucleoside hydrolase — MSMKKVIIDVDTGIDDAMAIMLAIKSKKLDVMGITTVAGNTSIDYSTKNTLRVLKTIGREDIQVYRGCSQPLIRDTCFCEEVHGNNGLAGALEDLEVEYKHKQHGVDYIIDEVMRNKGEITLVLLAPMTNVAMALRKEPEIAKYIKEIVTMGGVTTALGNESLVSEFNIYADPESAKIVFNSGVPIKMVGLDVTRKTLLMEEQLKSIEGDEKVTSLVKEIGKYYIDMYSGNNEIKCCALHDPLAVGVAIDESLVKTKKLFVDVETKSEHCDGQTICDFFGRSGREPNVEVCLEVDSNRFVSMFLDVIQS; from the coding sequence ATGAGTATGAAAAAAGTTATTATTGATGTAGACACAGGTATAGATGATGCTATGGCTATTATGCTAGCAATTAAAAGCAAAAAACTTGATGTAATGGGTATTACGACTGTAGCAGGGAATACATCAATTGACTATTCTACTAAAAATACATTAAGAGTTTTGAAAACGATAGGAAGAGAAGATATCCAAGTTTATAGAGGATGTAGTCAACCATTAATAAGAGATACTTGTTTCTGTGAAGAAGTACATGGAAATAATGGACTAGCTGGCGCATTGGAGGACTTAGAAGTTGAGTATAAGCATAAACAACATGGAGTAGATTATATTATAGATGAAGTTATGAGAAATAAAGGAGAAATAACTTTAGTTTTATTAGCTCCAATGACTAATGTTGCTATGGCACTTAGAAAAGAACCTGAAATAGCAAAGTATATTAAAGAAATTGTAACAATGGGAGGAGTTACAACTGCACTAGGAAATGAGAGTCTAGTATCTGAATTTAACATATATGCGGATCCTGAAAGTGCGAAAATAGTATTTAATAGTGGAGTACCAATTAAAATGGTAGGACTAGATGTAACAAGAAAAACACTACTTATGGAAGAACAACTTAAATCCATAGAAGGAGATGAGAAAGTAACAAGCCTTGTTAAAGAAATAGGTAAATACTACATAGACATGTATTCAGGTAATAATGAAATAAAGTGTTGTGCTTTACATGACCCATTAGCAGTAGGAGTAGCTATAGATGAAAGTTTAGTTAAAACTAAAAAACTTTTTGTAGATGTTGAAACTAAAAGTGAACACTGCGATGGACAGACAATATGTGATTTTTTTGGAAGATCGGGAAGAGAACCTAATGTAGAAGTTTGCTTGGAAGTAGATAGCAATAGATTTGTATCAATGTTTTTAGATGTTATTCAGAGTTAA
- a CDS encoding ABC transporter permease codes for MNSKRFNYLLLVPGVIFLFVFVVIPLMSLMIGTFKDTDGYTINKYVNFFKDPYYIQIYIRTLRISLITTIVCALIGFPTAYYMSNIDGRKKGILMALVVFPQLTNPIVRSFSFIVLLGKNGTINTLLMKIGLIKHPLSLLYSEFAIIVGLVYLFLPLMILSLIGVMENIDKDLLAASESLGATRSKGFLKIILPLSIPGLIIGSVLVFIGSLTGYTTPQLLGGSNTQVLATVIYQNAVTVYDWDTASLVSAIMIVTTLIITFVINNIAKKLNPKG; via the coding sequence ATGAATAGTAAAAGATTTAATTATCTTTTATTAGTTCCAGGAGTTATATTTTTATTTGTATTTGTTGTTATACCACTAATGTCACTTATGATTGGAACATTCAAAGATACAGATGGATATACAATTAATAAATATGTAAATTTTTTCAAAGATCCTTATTATATTCAAATATATATTAGAACTTTAAGAATATCACTTATAACTACTATAGTATGCGCACTTATAGGATTCCCAACAGCTTATTATATGAGTAACATAGATGGAAGAAAAAAAGGAATATTGATGGCGTTAGTAGTTTTTCCACAACTGACGAATCCAATAGTTCGTTCATTTAGCTTTATAGTTTTATTGGGTAAAAATGGTACAATCAATACTCTACTAATGAAAATAGGTTTGATTAAGCATCCATTATCATTGCTATATAGTGAGTTTGCTATTATAGTAGGGCTGGTATATTTATTTTTACCTCTTATGATATTATCATTGATTGGAGTTATGGAGAATATAGACAAAGATTTGCTAGCGGCATCAGAAAGTTTAGGTGCAACTAGATCAAAAGGATTCCTAAAAATCATATTACCACTTAGTATACCAGGACTTATCATAGGTAGTGTATTAGTATTTATAGGTAGCTTGACAGGATATACTACTCCACAGCTATTAGGAGGATCAAATACACAAGTTTTAGCAACTGTAATATATCAAAATGCTGTAACTGTTTATGACTGGGATACAGCATCTTTAGTATCAGCTATAATGATAGTTACAACGTTAATAATAACATTTGTTATAAATAACATAGCTAAAAAATTGAATCCAAAGGGGTGA
- a CDS encoding ABC transporter permease, whose product MNQGTGKVSKFFTILVFIFIVIPLIIIIGTSFAGESYLAFPPKSFSLKWFHNVFKYEMFRNSFKVSLEISILSTLIAMLIGIPSAYILSRYEFRFKNVLNSFFLSPILIPGIILGFALLRYLILVLKLPIYMSLLIGHVIIVIPYIIRVISSSLTSFDYSIEEASISLGASKVRTFFTIVLPNIKSGVIAAFILAFINSFNDVPVSLFLVGPGISTLPIQMLSYVEFYFDPTVSALSTLMMIVTAILMYIIERTLGLSHFTK is encoded by the coding sequence ATGAATCAGGGAACGGGAAAAGTAAGTAAATTTTTTACTATATTAGTATTTATATTTATAGTAATACCTCTGATTATAATAATTGGCACTTCGTTTGCAGGAGAAAGTTATCTTGCATTTCCACCTAAAAGTTTTTCTCTAAAATGGTTTCATAATGTTTTTAAATATGAAATGTTTAGAAACTCATTCAAAGTAAGCTTAGAAATCTCAATTTTATCTACTCTAATAGCAATGTTGATAGGAATACCATCAGCATATATTTTAAGCAGATATGAATTCAGATTTAAAAATGTATTAAATAGCTTTTTCCTATCACCGATTCTAATACCAGGTATTATCTTAGGCTTTGCACTTTTAAGATACCTAATTTTAGTGTTAAAACTACCTATATATATGAGTCTATTAATAGGTCATGTGATAATAGTAATTCCTTATATAATAAGAGTTATATCATCAAGTCTAACTAGCTTTGACTATTCAATAGAAGAAGCATCTATAAGTTTAGGAGCGAGTAAAGTTAGAACATTTTTTACTATAGTGCTCCCAAATATTAAATCGGGGGTTATAGCAGCTTTCATACTAGCTTTTATAAATTCATTTAATGATGTTCCAGTATCATTATTCTTAGTAGGACCAGGTATAAGTACACTACCAATACAAATGCTCAGTTATGTTGAGTTTTATTTTGATCCTACAGTTTCTGCATTATCAACATTGATGATGATAGTAACGGCGATACTTATGTACATAATAGAAAGGACACTGGGATTAAGTCACTTTACCAAATAA
- a CDS encoding ABC transporter ATP-binding protein yields the protein MSLIELQDISVAYGKNVILKDLNLNVEKGELVSLLGPSGCGKTTTLRLIAGFNEAKSGKFLFNKKDYTMIPVHKRNFGFVFQSYALFPHLTVLENIAFGLKLRKLEKSHIKERTLKIIETVDLKDLENRYPGELSGGQKQRVALARALVINPDLLLLDEPLSNLDAKLRVKMRVEIRRIQQELGITTVYVTHDQEECFSISDKVAVMNKGVIEQLDDPATIYNYPKTQFVADFVGFENFLDLDWLEENNEYIKLKTNTGYIFKVKNLSSYDFKVKKGAIRPDDIKIIDDGKNEENVIKGIVRVRTFLGKQFQYSVKTELGEFIVNDNASKIYEVGESIKLFLSPDKIILIKE from the coding sequence ATGTCACTTATAGAATTACAAGACATATCAGTAGCATATGGTAAAAATGTAATATTAAAAGATCTAAATCTAAATGTAGAAAAGGGAGAGTTAGTATCTTTACTAGGTCCTAGTGGATGTGGTAAAACGACTACACTAAGATTAATAGCAGGATTCAATGAAGCTAAAAGTGGAAAATTTCTGTTTAATAAAAAAGACTATACTATGATACCAGTACATAAAAGAAATTTTGGATTCGTATTTCAGAGTTATGCGTTATTTCCTCATTTAACAGTATTAGAAAATATAGCATTTGGACTAAAATTAAGAAAATTAGAAAAATCGCATATAAAAGAAAGAACTCTTAAAATAATAGAAACAGTGGATTTAAAAGATCTTGAAAATAGATATCCAGGGGAATTATCAGGTGGACAAAAACAAAGAGTTGCATTAGCTAGGGCACTAGTTATAAATCCAGACCTTTTGCTTTTAGATGAACCTTTAAGTAATCTGGATGCTAAGTTAAGGGTAAAAATGAGAGTTGAGATTAGAAGAATACAACAAGAATTAGGAATTACAACAGTCTATGTAACTCATGATCAAGAAGAGTGTTTTTCAATATCTGATAAAGTGGCAGTTATGAATAAAGGAGTTATAGAACAACTAGATGATCCAGCTACTATATATAACTATCCTAAGACTCAATTTGTAGCTGATTTTGTAGGCTTTGAAAACTTTTTAGATTTAGATTGGTTAGAAGAGAATAATGAATATATAAAGTTAAAAACAAATACTGGATATATATTTAAAGTTAAGAATCTATCAAGTTATGACTTTAAAGTCAAAAAAGGAGCTATAAGACCAGATGATATTAAAATAATAGATGACGGAAAAAATGAAGAGAACGTAATAAAGGGTATAGTAAGAGTAAGGACATTTTTAGGGAAGCAATTCCAGTATTCAGTTAAAACTGAGCTAGGAGAATTTATAGTAAATGATAATGCTTCTAAAATATATGAAGTTGGAGAAAGCATTAAATTATTTTTATCTCCAGATAAGATAATTTTAATAAAGGAATAG
- a CDS encoding ABC transporter substrate-binding protein, with protein MKKSIRKVSSIILSVSMLTLGLVGCQTKNSETVGKNEEKTLTISMFGFNEDLYRKNVIEPFEKKHNVKVVFELGSNADRISKLKMGASKADVAVFSAYHSMQGIEEGAFEKINPKNIPNIENLYDIAKAPLGEDYGPAYAVASFGIMYDKDKVQNPITSWGDLWRPDLKDKILLPDITTTGGPYLLMIAAEQAGVDIKKDEDKVFEKLKELSKNTLKFSDKSSDSINMIARGEVEALGAFSFESQATKDAAPNSKWVDPKEGSYAIINTINIVKGTKNKKLAEEYINWLLSEDIQKVQAIDKIDSPVNKNVKLTEEQAEGLVYGKETIEKLNVADWKYINDSLEKWIERWNKEVISIKK; from the coding sequence ATGAAAAAATCAATAAGAAAGGTAAGCTCAATTATTTTGAGTGTATCAATGCTAACATTGGGATTAGTAGGATGTCAGACTAAAAACAGTGAAACTGTAGGAAAAAATGAAGAGAAAACATTAACTATATCAATGTTTGGGTTTAACGAAGATCTATATAGAAAAAATGTTATAGAACCGTTTGAAAAAAAGCATAATGTAAAAGTCGTTTTTGAGCTTGGAAGTAATGCAGATAGAATTTCTAAACTTAAGATGGGAGCTAGTAAAGCTGATGTTGCTGTTTTTTCAGCTTATCATTCTATGCAAGGTATAGAAGAAGGAGCATTTGAAAAAATAAATCCTAAAAATATACCTAATATAGAGAATCTTTATGATATAGCGAAAGCTCCATTAGGAGAAGATTATGGACCTGCATATGCGGTGGCAAGCTTCGGTATAATGTATGATAAAGATAAGGTTCAAAACCCAATAACATCTTGGGGAGACTTATGGAGACCTGATTTAAAGGATAAAATACTTTTACCAGATATCACAACTACAGGAGGACCATATTTATTAATGATTGCAGCAGAGCAAGCAGGAGTAGATATTAAAAAAGATGAAGATAAGGTTTTTGAAAAGCTAAAAGAATTAAGTAAAAATACATTGAAATTTAGTGATAAGTCTTCAGATTCAATAAATATGATTGCAAGAGGAGAAGTTGAAGCATTAGGAGCATTCAGTTTTGAATCACAAGCTACAAAAGATGCTGCACCTAATTCTAAATGGGTGGATCCAAAAGAAGGTTCATATGCAATAATTAACACTATAAATATAGTAAAAGGAACAAAAAACAAAAAGCTTGCAGAAGAATATATAAACTGGTTGTTAAGTGAGGACATACAAAAAGTTCAAGCTATAGATAAAATAGATTCACCAGTTAATAAAAATGTAAAATTAACTGAAGAACAAGCGGAAGGACTTGTTTATGGAAAAGAGACTATAGAAAAACTAAATGTAGCAGATTGGAAGTATATAAATGATTCTTTAGAAAAATGGATAGAAAGATGGAATAAAGAAGTAATTTCTATAAAGAAATAA
- a CDS encoding ABC transporter substrate-binding protein, translated as MRKLGKKIILIIVSFSVLILGISGCNNKNIETIGKENKETLIISIFNLNEDLLRENAIKPFEKKHNVKVILEFGNNIERFNRLKKDNNRADVILLADYYAMQAIEEGLFEKMNHKNIPNIENLYDVAKYPLGKDYGPAYTIGSFGIIYDSEDIKDPIESWGDLWRPDLKGKMSLPNITTTSGPMVLLMAAEQAGADIKEDEDKAFEKMKELSENDSRFDDKSSEIINAMNQGKVKVMGGHSFEFESIKEVIPTVKWVDPKEGSYAIVNTINIVKGTKKKKLAEEFVNWFLSEEVQKAQALDKIDSPANKKVKLTPEEAEGLVYGEETIKNLKMVDWKYINKSLEKWIERWNKEISTDMQ; from the coding sequence ATGAGAAAATTAGGGAAAAAAATAATTTTAATTATTGTAAGCTTCTCAGTACTGATATTGGGGATATCAGGATGTAATAATAAAAATATTGAAACTATAGGAAAAGAAAACAAAGAAACACTAATAATTTCAATATTTAATTTAAATGAAGATCTTCTTAGAGAAAATGCAATTAAGCCATTTGAAAAAAAGCATAATGTAAAAGTAATTCTTGAATTTGGGAATAATATTGAGAGATTTAATAGGTTAAAAAAAGATAATAACAGAGCCGATGTAATATTACTAGCAGACTATTATGCAATGCAGGCAATAGAAGAAGGTTTATTTGAAAAAATGAACCACAAAAATATACCTAACATAGAAAACCTATATGATGTAGCCAAATATCCATTAGGAAAAGATTATGGACCTGCATATACTATAGGAAGTTTTGGTATAATTTATGACTCAGAAGATATAAAGGATCCAATAGAATCATGGGGAGATTTATGGAGACCAGATCTAAAAGGGAAAATGTCATTACCCAACATAACAACTACATCAGGTCCTATGGTGTTATTAATGGCGGCTGAACAAGCAGGGGCAGATATTAAAGAGGATGAAGATAAAGCTTTCGAAAAAATGAAAGAGCTAAGTGAAAATGATTCAAGGTTTGATGATAAATCTTCAGAAATTATAAATGCAATGAATCAGGGAAAAGTTAAAGTTATGGGAGGACATAGCTTTGAGTTTGAAAGCATTAAAGAAGTTATTCCAACAGTAAAATGGGTAGATCCAAAAGAAGGTTCATATGCAATAGTCAATACTATAAATATAGTCAAGGGAACAAAGAAGAAAAAATTAGCAGAAGAGTTTGTAAATTGGTTTTTAAGTGAGGAGGTACAAAAAGCTCAAGCTCTTGATAAAATAGATTCTCCTGCTAACAAGAAAGTAAAGTTAACCCCTGAAGAAGCAGAAGGACTTGTCTATGGAGAAGAAACTATAAAAAATTTAAAAATGGTAGATTGGAAATATATAAATAAATCTTTGGAAAAATGGATTGAAAGATGGAACAAAGAAATAAGCACTGATATGCAATAA